The genomic segment CTAATTCTTCTATTTTATCTACTAATAAGAATGGATATCTATGTGGTATTATTTCTTGTATTTGATTGCTGTTTAGCATTTTTTTAATCCTCCCATTTCTTTAATAACAATACTGCATTATGTCCTCCAAATCCTAATGAATTTGACATTGCATATTTTAAATCTGCTTTTCTACCTGTGTTAGGAACATAATCAAGATCACACTCTGGATCTTTGTTTTCTAGTCCTATAGTAGGAGGTATAAAATTATCCTCTAATGCTTTTGCGCAAATTATAGCTTCAACCCCACCAGCAGCTCCCAACAAATGTCCTGTCATAGATTTTGTTGAACTTACAGGTATTTGATTTTCTCTACCACTAAAAACAGTTTTTATAGCCTCAGTTTCAAATTTATCATTGTAAGGTGTACTTGTACCATGTGCATTAATATAAGACACATCTTTTGGCGAAATTCCCGCTTCATCTATTGCCAGTTTCATAGCTTTTGCAGCACCTTCTCCTCCTGGTGCGGGTGCTGTTATGTGGTATGCATCACATGTTGCACCATATCCTACTATTTCAGCATATATGTGTGCATTTCTTCTTTTGGCATGTTCTAATTCTTCAATTACTAATACTCCTGCTCCTTCTCCTATTACAAAACCGTCTCTTTCTTTATCAAACGGAATTGACGCTCTTTTAGGATCTTTTAAATTACTTAAAGCTTTCATTGATGTAAATCCTGCAACTGCTAATGGTGTAACACATGCTTCACTACCTCCTGTAACTATGATATCAGCCCAGCT from the Abyssisolibacter fermentans genome contains:
- the fabF gene encoding beta-ketoacyl-ACP synthase II; translation: MKRVVITGVGVISSLGNNADTFWQNIKDGKCGIDFIQGFDTENHKVKVASEVKDFKPQDYMEKKAAKRMDKFSQYAVAAAKLAYEDSKLSDIEVDKGRIGVILGSGIGGISTIENQQTVLMQKSPDRISPFFIPMAINNMAAGHVAIMVGAKNICYAVVTACASGANAIGEAFRRIKYSWADIIVTGGSEACVTPLAVAGFTSMKALSNLKDPKRASIPFDKERDGFVIGEGAGVLVIEELEHAKRRNAHIYAEIVGYGATCDAYHITAPAPGGEGAAKAMKLAIDEAGISPKDVSYINAHGTSTPYNDKFETEAIKTVFSGRENQIPVSSTKSMTGHLLGAAGGVEAIICAKALEDNFIPPTIGLENKDPECDLDYVPNTGRKADLKYAMSNSLGFGGHNAVLLLKKWED